The genomic window TAAATCAGATTGTAGCAGAGGAACTTAGTTTTTTCTTAAAAGTTCCTTTTCAAAAAATTTTGAAAGCTTCATTTGTTACAGATGTTGGATCAAAAAGAAATGAGATTCGGTTTGCATTAAAGTCGCAAAACCTTCTAGCTAAAAAAAATATCCTCTTAATTTCCCTTTCTAAAAGAACAAGGGAAGAATGGGTTAATATTTCAAGGCAATTTGATCCTCATAATATTAGAAATTTGCATCTTATGCAATTTTTAGTCTAATCAAGGGGCTTATGACTAATTTCGTTGACATTTTAGCAATTGGAGCTCATCCCGATGATGTCGATTTTGGAGCCGGAGCTATTTTATTAAAAATGGCCGCAAAGGGTCGCAAAATTGCTATTTTGGATGTAACTTCAGGTGAAATGGGTACTCACGGGAATGCTAAGATAAGAGAAAAAGAGAGTTTAAAAGCCGGCAAATTCCTTAAAGCGGATAGATTTTTTTTACATTTAAGCGATACCAAGCTTGGGGACACTCTTGAAATTAGACAAGAGCTTACTTCTTGGATTAGGAAGCTGAAACCAAAGCTTGTTTTAGCGCCTGATTTTCAAAAGGAAATGAATCATCCTGACCACGCAGCTTTAGGACTTGCTGTAAGGGCAGCTGCACGTTTTGCTCGTTTCCCTAAAATTTTACCTGACCTGAAGCCCCATAGAGTGGAAGGGGTTTTGCATTACCATTATCCAACCAATCGTATGCCCGATTTCTTATTCGATGTTTCTGATTTTACAGAAAAATGGGTTCAAGTGATGAAGTGTTTTGAGTCTCAGCTTAAGACACTTGATTATATAGACCGTAATTTAAAGGCGGCTTCTTATTTTGGAAGTCTAGTCGGGGTTCCCTATGCTCAAGGCCTATCTAAACATAATCCTATTCTAGTCGGGGATCTTCTTGAGGTTTCGAAAGGAACGCTTGAAATTTAAATCCACTTTTTTCTTCTGAAATAATAAAGCATCCCACAACCTACTGCTAGCATAAGAAATAAAGCGTAAAAGTAGCCATACTTCCATTGCAGCTCGGGGATATTGTTGAAATTCATTCCATAGATGCTGGCAATAAAAGTTAAAGGTACAAAAATTGTGG from Criblamydia sequanensis CRIB-18 includes these protein-coding regions:
- a CDS encoding PIG-L family deacetylase, with translation MTNFVDILAIGAHPDDVDFGAGAILLKMAAKGRKIAILDVTSGEMGTHGNAKIREKESLKAGKFLKADRFFLHLSDTKLGDTLEIRQELTSWIRKLKPKLVLAPDFQKEMNHPDHAALGLAVRAAARFARFPKILPDLKPHRVEGVLHYHYPTNRMPDFLFDVSDFTEKWVQVMKCFESQLKTLDYIDRNLKAASYFGSLVGVPYAQGLSKHNPILVGDLLEVSKGTLEI